From Psychrobacillus sp. FSL K6-2836, a single genomic window includes:
- the ilvD gene encoding dihydroxy-acid dehydratase, producing MRSDMIKKGVDRAPHRSLLYATGVKTKDLDKPFIGVCNSYIDIIPGHMHLNKFAEVVKDAIREAGGIPFEFNTIGVDDGIAMGHIGMRYSLPSRELIADSAETVINAHWFDGVFYIPNCDKITPGMLMAAVRTNVPSVFVSGGPMEAGTSADGKQLSLTSVFEGVGSYKSGGMTAEQLLDIEQNACPTCGSCSGMFTANSMNSLMEMLGMTPPGNGTIIATSDERHRLIKEAAHHLVRMVKEDVKPRDLITKETIDDAFALDMAMGGSTNTVLHTLAIAHEAEIEYDVREINEVAKRIPYLSKIMPASDYSMHDVHLAGGVSAIIKELCEIPGAVHPDRLTITGKSLYENVKEAEITNDQVIRRKENPYSPVGGLSVLFGNIAPEGGVIKVGAVDPSIKEFTGKAIVFDSQEAAQEAIDEGTVQAGHVVVIRYEGPKGGPGMPEMLAPTSAIQGRGLGTQVALITDGRFSGASRGISIGHISPEAADGGPIALVQNDDVIAIDLTNRTIDLQVSDEELASRQANLKPFEPKIKKGYLARYSKLVTSASTGGVMKI from the coding sequence TTGAGAAGTGACATGATTAAAAAAGGCGTCGATCGTGCCCCACATAGAAGCTTGCTTTACGCAACTGGGGTCAAAACGAAAGATTTAGACAAACCGTTTATCGGTGTTTGTAACTCCTATATTGATATTATTCCTGGCCATATGCATTTAAACAAATTTGCTGAGGTCGTGAAAGATGCAATTCGTGAAGCAGGAGGAATTCCATTTGAGTTCAACACTATTGGTGTAGACGATGGAATTGCAATGGGTCACATCGGGATGAGATATTCACTTCCGAGCCGTGAGCTTATTGCGGATTCAGCTGAAACAGTGATTAATGCGCACTGGTTCGACGGAGTGTTCTACATTCCAAACTGTGACAAAATCACACCTGGAATGCTAATGGCAGCAGTAAGAACAAATGTCCCATCTGTGTTTGTTTCAGGTGGTCCAATGGAAGCTGGTACTTCAGCTGATGGTAAACAACTTTCACTCACATCTGTGTTTGAAGGAGTTGGATCTTATAAATCTGGCGGCATGACAGCGGAGCAGCTACTTGATATTGAACAAAATGCATGTCCAACATGTGGTTCATGTTCAGGAATGTTCACAGCTAACTCCATGAACTCATTAATGGAAATGCTGGGAATGACGCCTCCGGGTAATGGAACGATTATTGCAACATCTGACGAACGTCATCGCCTTATTAAAGAAGCAGCACATCATTTAGTACGTATGGTTAAAGAAGATGTGAAGCCAAGAGATTTAATAACAAAAGAAACAATCGATGATGCATTTGCACTTGATATGGCAATGGGTGGCTCAACAAACACTGTTCTCCACACATTAGCAATTGCACACGAAGCTGAAATTGAATACGACGTGAGAGAGATCAATGAAGTCGCTAAGCGTATTCCTTACTTATCCAAAATTATGCCAGCATCTGATTACTCCATGCATGATGTACATCTAGCAGGAGGAGTTAGTGCCATTATAAAAGAACTTTGTGAGATTCCGGGAGCTGTTCATCCAGATCGTCTAACGATTACAGGTAAATCACTCTATGAGAATGTCAAAGAAGCAGAAATTACGAATGATCAAGTCATACGCCGAAAAGAAAATCCATATAGTCCTGTAGGAGGCTTATCCGTGTTATTCGGAAATATTGCACCTGAAGGCGGGGTTATTAAAGTAGGTGCGGTGGATCCTTCTATTAAAGAGTTCACTGGTAAAGCAATTGTGTTCGATTCACAAGAGGCTGCACAAGAAGCAATTGATGAAGGCACTGTTCAAGCAGGTCATGTAGTGGTTATCCGCTATGAAGGTCCAAAAGGTGGACCAGGGATGCCAGAAATGCTTGCTCCAACATCCGCAATTCAAGGACGCGGATTAGGAACTCAGGTAGCACTAATTACAGACGGTCGTTTCTCCGGAGCATCTCGAGGAATTTCTATTGGACATATTTCTCCAGAAGCGGCAGATGGTGGCCCGATCGCTTTAGTACAAAATGATGATGTGATCGCTATTGATTTAACAAATAGAACGATAGATTTACAAGTTAGCGATGAGGAATTAGCTTCCAGACAAGCAAACTTAAAACCATTTGAACCAAAGATTAAAAAAGGCTATTTAGCAAGATATTCAAAACTTGTAACATCAGCAAGTACTGGTGGAGTTATGAAAATCTAA
- a CDS encoding methyl-accepting chemotaxis protein, giving the protein MEITTTLASSLNDSPSEELIEKLQEQSKQLFEANNQMIELKKVDGMYSKFAAQSTQLNLGISDILVELKTAEQNEVDQTRDELITYVKTANIVTLILTILSVIVGILVSHFISRSIARPIKKVTNGLAEIAGGNLTIEPIVIKNKDEVGDMALTFNKMSNDLQRIVSGVRDSSMQLAANAEELSASSEESLASSQMVAKSAEAQMVASEEQVGQMNASMHSMTSLQKGVSQIASSNGEMLKATDGVRSLVTQGSSVVTNVASQMDTIHATFNETTEIMKNMAKHSNEIQNITSLITDISDQTNLLALNAAIEAARAGEYGKGFAVVAEEVRKLAEQSKNSASEIASMVQLIQAASNSAVKAITTGGDKVEEGLSKTTESLNVFQQIETSVDDVVQKVGSVTTAISQIQEMASSVTESVQQVQTLATHAADGASDTSAATEQQLAANEEISSSAQSLADLAEKLQNEVSHFKL; this is encoded by the coding sequence ATGGAGATTACAACAACTCTGGCTAGTAGTCTTAACGATTCTCCTTCAGAAGAGTTAATAGAAAAATTACAGGAGCAATCCAAACAACTTTTTGAAGCAAACAATCAAATGATTGAATTAAAAAAGGTAGACGGTATGTACTCAAAGTTCGCAGCTCAGTCCACTCAGCTTAATCTGGGAATTAGTGATATATTAGTAGAATTAAAAACTGCTGAACAAAATGAAGTTGATCAAACAAGAGACGAATTAATTACATATGTAAAAACTGCTAATATCGTCACATTAATATTAACGATTCTTAGTGTTATTGTAGGAATCCTTGTATCCCACTTCATAAGTAGAAGTATAGCTAGACCTATTAAGAAAGTGACAAATGGTCTTGCAGAAATTGCAGGTGGTAATTTAACGATAGAGCCGATTGTTATTAAGAATAAGGATGAAGTTGGGGATATGGCATTAACGTTCAACAAAATGTCGAATGATTTACAACGCATCGTGTCTGGTGTCCGCGATTCATCGATGCAGCTAGCAGCAAATGCGGAGGAACTTTCTGCAAGCTCGGAAGAAAGCCTTGCTTCCTCCCAGATGGTCGCAAAATCTGCGGAAGCTCAAATGGTAGCGAGTGAAGAACAAGTTGGGCAGATGAATGCTTCTATGCACTCTATGACAAGTTTACAAAAAGGCGTCTCACAAATTGCTTCTAGTAATGGTGAAATGTTAAAAGCTACGGATGGTGTACGATCCCTCGTTACACAAGGATCCTCCGTCGTAACGAATGTAGCTAGTCAAATGGATACCATTCATGCAACTTTCAATGAAACAACAGAAATCATGAAAAACATGGCGAAGCATTCCAATGAAATTCAAAATATCACATCGCTGATTACAGACATTTCCGATCAAACGAATCTGCTAGCATTAAATGCAGCAATTGAAGCAGCTCGTGCTGGGGAATACGGAAAAGGCTTTGCAGTAGTAGCAGAAGAAGTGCGAAAACTAGCAGAGCAATCCAAAAACTCAGCTTCCGAAATCGCATCAATGGTACAGCTAATCCAAGCAGCATCCAATTCCGCTGTTAAAGCTATTACAACAGGTGGAGATAAAGTAGAAGAAGGCCTATCAAAAACGACAGAATCCTTAAATGTCTTCCAACAAATCGAAACAAGCGTAGATGATGTCGTACAAAAAGTAGGATCTGTCACAACCGCAATTAGCCAAATCCAAGAAATGGCTAGTTCCGTAACAGAAAGTGTCCAACAAGTCCAAACACTGGCAACACACGCTGCAGACGGCGCAAGCGACACAAGCGCCGCAACCGAACAGCAACTAGCAGCCAACGAAGAAATCTCATCCAGTGCCCAATCTCTAGCTGATTTAGCCGAGAAACTACAGAACGAAGTAAGTCATTTTAAACTATAA